Proteins from a single region of Butyrivibrio fibrisolvens:
- a CDS encoding CobW family GTP-binding protein, which produces MTKVDIISGFLGAGKTTLIKKLLAEALSGTKTVLIENEFGEVGVDGGFLQQAGIEIREMNAGCICCSLVGDFDTNLTEIMNKYAPERIIIEPSGVGKLSDVAEAIKNVTEKFPDMMLNSAVTVVDVTKAKVYLKNFGEFFSNQIESAGTIILTRTDKADDAKIEAVVELIRTLNKKATIITTPLAELDGKEILDTFEGNHDLEKELLEEMMREHDHDDDEDEHEHHHHHHDDDDDEHEHHHHHHDDDDDEDEHEHHHHHHDDDDDEDEHEHHHHHHDDDDDEDEHEHHHHHHHDDDDDEDEHEHHHHHDDDDDEDEHEHHHHHHDHDAEPDEEGVVVHHSDAHHHHHHHHHHGGHDADEVFQSWALETPVKYSKADIEMMLSKLEDADKYGVVLRSKGMVEDSDGKWIEFDYVPDETQIREGHADVTGKIVVIGSGLKEDELENLFRRR; this is translated from the coding sequence ATGACAAAGGTAGATATTATCTCAGGTTTCCTGGGTGCTGGTAAGACAACACTCATAAAGAAGCTTCTTGCAGAGGCACTTTCTGGAACAAAGACAGTTCTTATAGAGAATGAGTTCGGTGAGGTTGGTGTTGATGGAGGATTCCTTCAGCAGGCAGGTATTGAGATTCGTGAGATGAATGCGGGTTGCATTTGCTGCTCACTTGTTGGTGATTTCGATACTAACCTTACTGAGATCATGAATAAGTACGCTCCAGAGCGTATTATTATTGAGCCGTCAGGCGTTGGTAAGCTTTCTGATGTAGCAGAGGCTATCAAGAATGTAACTGAGAAGTTCCCTGATATGATGCTCAACAGCGCAGTAACAGTAGTTGATGTTACTAAGGCTAAGGTTTATCTCAAGAACTTTGGTGAGTTCTTCTCTAACCAGATTGAGAGTGCAGGCACTATCATTCTTACTCGTACAGATAAGGCTGATGATGCTAAGATCGAAGCTGTTGTAGAGCTTATCCGCACTCTTAATAAGAAGGCTACTATCATCACAACTCCTCTTGCAGAGCTTGACGGCAAGGAGATCCTTGACACATTCGAGGGTAACCATGACTTGGAAAAAGAGCTTCTTGAAGAGATGATGAGAGAGCACGATCACGACGATGATGAAGATGAGCACGAGCATCACCACCATCACCACGATGATGACGATGATGAGCATGAGCATCACCACCATCACCACGATGATGATGACGATGAAGACGAGCATGAGCATCACCACCATCACCACGATGACGACGATGATGAAGACGAGCACGAGCATCACCACCATCACCACGATGACGACGATGATGAAGACGAGCATGAGCATCACCACCATCATCACCATGATGACGACGATGATGAGGATGAACACGAGCATCATCATCACCACGATGACGACGATGATGAAGACGAGCACGAGCATCACCACCATCATCATGATCATGACGCAGAACCTGATGAAGAGGGCGTTGTAGTTCACCATAGTGATGCACATCATCACCATCACCACCATCATCACCACGGTGGCCACGATGCAGATGAAGTATTCCAGAGCTGGGCTCTTGAGACTCCTGTTAAGTATTCAAAGGCTGACATTGAGATGATGCTTTCTAAGCTTGAAGATGCTGACAAATACGGCGTAGTTCTTCGTTCTAAGGGTATGGTTGAAGATTCTGACGGTAAGTGGATCGAGTTCGACTATGTTCCTGATGAGACACAGATTCGTGAAGGTCATGCCGATGTTACAGGTAAGATCGTAGTTATCGGTTCAGGTCTTAAGGAAGATGAGCTTGAGAATCTGTTCCGTAGAAGATAA
- a CDS encoding FHA domain-containing protein, with protein sequence MSDVNQLLVIEQGKSYIYTLDERPIWEVGRQSGDVVPDISLNVHTVSRRHGSFQNMDGNWFYIDRNGKNGTTCRGKKVGTGIGGRTKPVLLKDGDVLVFGGGEKGVVCDKTALAVFCTHRIDSTLKKVDTKQYNEADAGTVIKSDDSLTVVMGDYSYIIEYMI encoded by the coding sequence ATGAGTGATGTAAATCAGCTCCTTGTAATAGAACAAGGAAAGTCATACATATATACACTGGATGAACGTCCCATATGGGAAGTTGGCAGACAGTCAGGAGACGTAGTTCCTGATATAAGCCTTAATGTACATACAGTAAGCCGTAGACATGGAAGTTTTCAGAATATGGATGGCAACTGGTTCTATATAGACAGGAATGGCAAGAACGGAACCACTTGCAGAGGCAAAAAAGTCGGAACAGGAATAGGCGGAAGAACAAAGCCTGTTTTGCTTAAGGACGGAGACGTACTTGTTTTTGGCGGCGGGGAAAAAGGCGTTGTATGTGATAAGACCGCACTTGCAGTTTTTTGTACACATAGGATAGACAGTACTTTAAAAAAAGTCGATACAAAACAATATAATGAAGCAGATGCAGGAACAGTTATTAAATCAGATGATAGTCTGACTGTAGTTATGGGAGACTATAGTTATATCATTGAATATATGATTTAA
- the nadE gene encoding NAD(+) synthase — protein sequence MRSIEKIDPNVAIDSLVNWIREYFEPFKGKKAVIGISGGKDSTVCAMLLVKALGKDRVVAVKMPKGQQPDINDSDTVCDCLGVENHTVNIKAAVDGLIAGLKEAGIEPTKDTLTNIDPRVRMTTLYAVAQSLPEGGLVTNTCNMSENYVGYSTKFGDHAGDFSILHAFTVREVIEMGLILCKEYGIPETLIRKAPSDGLCGKTDEDNLGFTYAQLDAYILDNEVPDEEILNKIQRKYRANLHKLTEMPYPYPERAKELLF from the coding sequence ATGAGAAGTATTGAAAAAATAGATCCTAATGTAGCGATAGACAGCCTGGTAAACTGGATCAGAGAATATTTTGAACCCTTTAAAGGAAAGAAAGCTGTAATAGGCATTTCTGGAGGAAAAGATTCTACAGTATGCGCAATGCTCCTTGTAAAGGCACTTGGCAAAGACAGAGTTGTAGCAGTTAAGATGCCCAAGGGGCAGCAGCCTGATATCAATGATTCAGATACAGTATGTGATTGCCTTGGAGTTGAGAATCATACAGTTAACATTAAGGCAGCTGTTGATGGCCTTATAGCAGGTCTCAAAGAAGCAGGCATAGAGCCTACAAAGGACACTCTTACCAACATCGATCCAAGAGTCCGCATGACAACACTGTATGCCGTTGCTCAGAGCCTTCCTGAAGGCGGACTTGTAACAAATACCTGCAATATGTCCGAGAACTACGTAGGATACTCAACAAAGTTCGGTGATCATGCAGGAGACTTCAGTATTCTTCATGCTTTTACCGTAAGAGAAGTAATAGAGATGGGACTTATCCTTTGCAAGGAATACGGAATTCCCGAAACTCTTATAAGAAAAGCTCCATCTGACGGCCTTTGCGGCAAAACAGATGAAGATAACCTTGGGTTTACCTATGCTCAGCTTGATGCATACATTCTTGATAATGAAGTTCCTGATGAGGAAATACTTAACAAGATCCAGCGCAAGTACAGAGCTAATCTTCATAAGTTAACAGAAATGCCTTATCCATATCCGGAAAGGGCCAAAGAATTATTGTTTTAA
- a CDS encoding isochorismatase family cysteine hydrolase, which translates to MTKMGGKKIVVIVDMQNDFIDGALGSKEAPQIVEGCVKKVAKAYEDGDQVIFTRDTHYDDTYMNSEEGKNLPVVHCIEDSYGWNIASAFGNYTSNSVRLNKETFGSVQLGQRIAEMCARDKSIESVELCGLCTDICVISNALLIKAFNPNLPIYVDAACSAGVTPESHDTAIKAMEACQIHILNKGKEPWRE; encoded by the coding sequence ATGACAAAGATGGGCGGAAAGAAAATAGTAGTTATCGTAGACATGCAGAATGATTTCATCGATGGAGCTCTTGGAAGCAAGGAAGCACCTCAGATCGTGGAAGGCTGTGTTAAGAAGGTGGCTAAAGCGTATGAAGATGGTGATCAGGTTATTTTCACAAGAGATACACACTATGATGATACATATATGAATTCGGAAGAGGGTAAAAACCTTCCGGTTGTGCACTGCATCGAGGATTCTTATGGATGGAATATTGCATCTGCATTTGGCAATTATACATCTAATTCTGTTAGACTTAATAAGGAGACTTTCGGAAGCGTTCAGCTGGGTCAGAGGATCGCAGAGATGTGCGCAAGGGATAAGTCGATCGAAAGCGTTGAGCTTTGCGGCCTTTGCACAGATATTTGTGTTATCAGTAATGCTCTTTTGATCAAGGCTTTTAATCCGAACCTTCCTATATATGTTGACGCAGCATGTAGCGCAGGCGTAACACCTGAAAGTCACGATACAGCGATCAAGGCTATGGAAGCCTGCCAGATCCACATTCTTAATAAGGGAAAAGAGCCTTGGAGGGAATAA
- a CDS encoding tetratricopeptide repeat protein: MICPGCGKEVKKNAGFCPNCGRSLKRTDDNKDSKKIIGIVATILAVLVLISVTVLIVKNISAGRYNRLIDKGNNYLEEMQYDDGIAAFDEAIRIDPKRPDAYEGKVNIYIAKGDNESALAVINDGFAAIEGDEYVAQFTEFSTKVYEQYADELVSEGNYQEALEVLEKGNNLMPGQLSNKIADVMYDASEQQKAEEVKETTSDEENALEATEEASSEEDDSQHDVDESVDVTETYFFSIDITNITQKSNGTYDVECNTSRYKKVIIPYEEFERINVGDTVTYDTGYSGIREIKCYFIEDGIKYFSEYSEDYSSLDEMIDSGDDYYFMSPDNKDYYGDIILYFGSNIAIRGYTQEEYYVEDGVETINIDGNCLVRVYYDESGELVGSLRDITFDQFYQEYTSGLTSLLSYVVNYNESYEITSLISYAWWG; this comes from the coding sequence ATGATCTGTCCTGGTTGCGGTAAAGAAGTTAAAAAAAATGCGGGATTTTGTCCTAATTGTGGTAGATCCCTGAAAAGAACTGATGATAACAAAGACTCAAAAAAGATTATCGGGATAGTTGCAACGATTCTGGCAGTTCTGGTTTTGATATCAGTGACTGTTCTGATAGTAAAAAATATTTCTGCAGGCAGATATAACCGTCTTATTGATAAAGGTAATAACTACCTTGAAGAGATGCAATATGATGATGGAATAGCCGCCTTTGACGAAGCGATAAGAATAGATCCCAAGAGGCCTGATGCTTATGAAGGAAAAGTCAATATTTATATAGCAAAAGGTGATAATGAAAGTGCGCTTGCTGTAATAAATGATGGCTTTGCAGCAATTGAGGGAGATGAGTACGTAGCGCAGTTCACTGAATTTTCAACAAAAGTATATGAGCAGTATGCAGACGAATTGGTATCAGAAGGTAACTACCAAGAAGCACTTGAGGTGCTTGAAAAGGGAAATAATCTGATGCCTGGACAGTTATCCAATAAGATTGCTGATGTTATGTATGATGCCAGTGAGCAGCAAAAAGCTGAAGAGGTAAAAGAAACAACTTCAGATGAAGAAAATGCTTTAGAAGCTACTGAAGAAGCTAGTAGTGAAGAAGATGATTCTCAGCATGATGTAGACGAATCGGTTGATGTGACTGAAACATATTTTTTCAGCATCGATATAACTAACATTACGCAGAAAAGCAATGGTACATACGATGTAGAGTGCAATACAAGTAGATATAAAAAAGTAATTATACCGTACGAAGAATTTGAAAGAATAAATGTTGGTGATACAGTAACGTATGATACAGGATACAGCGGGATTAGAGAAATTAAGTGTTACTTTATAGAAGACGGTATAAAATACTTCAGTGAATATTCGGAAGATTATTCATCACTTGATGAAATGATAGATAGTGGTGATGATTACTATTTTATGAGTCCTGATAATAAGGATTATTATGGAGATATTATTTTATATTTTGGATCTAATATAGCAATAAGAGGTTATACGCAGGAAGAATATTATGTGGAAGATGGTGTAGAGACTATAAATATTGATGGTAACTGTTTAGTTAGAGTATATTATGATGAAAGCGGAGAACTTGTAGGATCATTGCGTGATATAACGTTTGACCAGTTTTATCAGGAGTATACTAGCGGGTTGACTAGTTTGTTATCATATGTCGTTAATTATAACGAATCTTATGAAATAACATCTCTTATATCATACGCATGGTGGGGATAA
- a CDS encoding GTP-binding protein yields the protein MKPVYIINGFLDSGKTDFFRYTIAQPYFRSNGLTLIIVCEEGENDYEEKLLKSTNSVKVVVDDEEDFTVAKLQSFENKYNPERILIEFNGMWDPRAIHLPKNWNVEQQITMINCQTFEMYYTNMKSMLVEQIRKSDMILFNRCDGFNEKLPAFKRNVKAVNQQCDIIFEDRNGEVDVTLDEDLPFDLKADPIELNNYGYGMFYLDALEHADRYKGKKVKFKALVAKPKGLPAGRFVPGRLSMNCCAQDMQFLGFACDYDKADELKEKDWVEVTAEVGKEFVKEYNGEGPVLKAVSVVPATEPKNPVVDFTQPIMSD from the coding sequence ATGAAACCCGTTTATATTATCAATGGATTTTTGGATAGCGGTAAGACAGATTTCTTCCGTTATACAATTGCACAGCCTTATTTTCGCAGCAATGGCTTAACACTTATCATCGTATGCGAAGAGGGTGAGAATGACTATGAGGAAAAGCTCCTTAAGTCAACTAACTCAGTTAAAGTTGTAGTAGATGATGAAGAAGACTTTACAGTAGCAAAGCTTCAGAGCTTTGAGAACAAGTATAATCCTGAGCGTATCCTTATCGAGTTCAATGGAATGTGGGATCCGAGAGCAATCCACCTTCCTAAGAACTGGAATGTAGAGCAGCAGATCACTATGATCAACTGCCAGACTTTTGAAATGTACTACACCAACATGAAGTCAATGCTCGTAGAGCAGATCAGAAAGAGCGATATGATCCTCTTTAACAGATGTGACGGCTTCAATGAAAAGCTTCCTGCATTCAAGAGAAATGTTAAGGCTGTAAACCAGCAGTGTGACATTATCTTCGAAGACAGAAATGGTGAAGTGGATGTAACTCTTGATGAGGATCTTCCATTTGATCTTAAAGCAGATCCTATCGAGCTTAACAACTATGGTTATGGAATGTTCTACCTTGACGCACTTGAGCATGCTGACCGTTATAAGGGCAAGAAGGTTAAGTTCAAAGCTCTTGTAGCTAAGCCAAAGGGACTTCCTGCAGGAAGATTTGTTCCTGGACGTCTTTCCATGAACTGCTGTGCACAGGATATGCAGTTCCTTGGATTTGCCTGCGACTATGATAAGGCAGATGAACTCAAGGAGAAAGACTGGGTAGAAGTAACAGCAGAAGTTGGTAAGGAATTCGTTAAGGAATACAACGGAGAAGGACCTGTTCTTAAGGCTGTATCTGTAGTTCCAGCAACAGAACCTAAAAATCCTGTTGTAGATTTTACTCAGCCCATCATGTCAGATTAA
- a CDS encoding serine/threonine-protein kinase, whose product MLKIGQIINGVYEVEEPIGEGGSGQVFKAWHKNLQKYVVIKRIKDNYVGRINERKEADILKNIKHSNLPQVYDFIQMDTEVYTVMDYIDGNTMMEYIKAGVRFDEPQTIKWLKDLCAALNYLHSQNPPIIHSDIKPSNIMIDSDGNICLIDFNISLNDPDHPMTTGYSKNYAAPEQLGGISSQKVQGVNADARTDIFSLGASFYQLMSRKNALKQMESGLPLWDDSTPYSRLLTDIIDKALEKNPSKRFQSASEMYKSLDTMKLRDRRYKRLGRVQTVYTLICLIIFAAGVYMTVKGGLLRREEAFGKEYDELIDNAGTMSEDEIIEGAFSLLNNTSYTRILDNNSHEKGTILYLAASSYFEKEDYESAIKLYEEAIETDGSDPDNYRDLAIAYARSGDTDKARKVLEKAINEGLDDSGLYLVKGEIAGADQNYKDAIDDYLKVLELSGDEDIIARAGILCARAYVQLDDYQNADLILTDVFERVTGKWSVRVMRENAQICLKYLEKNNGEDFTEWISKADECYTYLLDHSQATSSDYINLSYIKNMNGETDKALEIMTLAAELYPEDYRIPMRQAKYYMILQSALDEDERDYSKVLEYYEKAKNLYDKVKVSGDSDDEMQRLEDDIEELYALGWL is encoded by the coding sequence ATGCTGAAAATCGGGCAGATAATAAACGGCGTATATGAAGTTGAAGAACCGATAGGCGAGGGCGGTTCCGGACAGGTGTTCAAAGCCTGGCACAAAAATCTTCAGAAATACGTCGTAATAAAGCGCATAAAGGATAACTATGTCGGCAGGATCAATGAACGTAAAGAAGCCGATATCCTTAAAAATATCAAACATTCAAATCTGCCACAGGTATATGATTTCATTCAGATGGACACAGAAGTGTATACTGTCATGGATTATATTGATGGTAATACCATGATGGAGTACATAAAGGCAGGGGTACGATTTGATGAGCCTCAGACGATCAAATGGCTCAAAGATTTATGCGCAGCTCTCAATTATCTCCATTCACAAAATCCTCCGATCATTCACAGTGATATAAAACCTTCCAATATCATGATCGATTCTGATGGAAATATATGCCTGATAGATTTCAATATATCTCTTAATGATCCTGATCATCCGATGACAACAGGATATTCAAAAAACTATGCGGCACCTGAGCAGCTTGGCGGGATATCATCCCAAAAGGTTCAGGGAGTAAATGCAGATGCCAGAACAGATATATTCAGTCTGGGTGCAAGCTTCTATCAGCTGATGAGCCGTAAGAATGCCCTAAAGCAGATGGAATCAGGACTTCCTCTATGGGATGACAGTACACCTTATTCCAGACTCCTTACAGATATCATAGACAAGGCTCTTGAAAAAAATCCTTCGAAAAGATTCCAGTCTGCTTCTGAAATGTACAAAAGCCTTGATACCATGAAGCTTCGTGACAGAAGATACAAAAGACTTGGAAGAGTGCAGACGGTATATACGCTCATTTGTCTGATCATATTTGCAGCTGGTGTATATATGACTGTAAAAGGCGGGCTCCTAAGGCGCGAAGAGGCATTCGGAAAGGAATATGATGAGCTTATAGATAATGCAGGAACCATGTCTGAAGATGAGATCATAGAAGGTGCATTTTCTTTACTTAACAATACCAGCTATACCAGGATTTTAGATAATAATAGCCATGAAAAGGGAACTATTCTGTATCTTGCGGCAAGTTCGTATTTTGAAAAAGAAGACTATGAAAGCGCAATAAAGCTCTATGAAGAGGCGATAGAAACAGATGGATCCGATCCTGATAACTACAGGGATCTTGCAATAGCATATGCAAGATCAGGAGATACCGATAAGGCTAGGAAGGTTCTGGAAAAGGCGATAAACGAAGGCCTTGATGATTCTGGTCTGTACCTTGTAAAAGGCGAGATTGCAGGGGCTGATCAAAATTATAAAGATGCAATAGATGATTACCTTAAGGTGCTGGAACTGTCTGGTGATGAAGACATAATTGCAAGGGCAGGAATATTATGTGCAAGAGCATACGTACAGCTTGATGATTACCAAAATGCTGACCTTATACTTACTGATGTATTTGAACGTGTGACTGGAAAATGGTCTGTAAGAGTTATGAGAGAGAACGCACAGATATGTCTTAAGTATCTGGAAAAAAACAATGGGGAAGACTTTACCGAGTGGATTTCAAAAGCCGATGAATGCTATACATATCTTCTGGATCATTCACAGGCTACCTCATCTGATTATATTAACCTGTCTTATATAAAAAACATGAACGGAGAAACTGATAAGGCTCTGGAAATAATGACTTTGGCAGCAGAACTTTATCCTGAAGATTACAGGATACCCATGAGACAGGCCAAGTACTACATGATCCTTCAAAGTGCGCTTGACGAAGATGAAAGAGATTATTCTAAAGTTCTTGAATACTACGAAAAGGCTAAAAACCTGTATGACAAGGTTAAAGTGTCAGGTGACAGTGATGATGAGATGCAGCGCCTTGAGGATGATATTGAAGAACTGTATGCACTTGGCTGGTTATAA
- a CDS encoding FRG domain-containing protein, with the protein MIQEIHIDTLEELLPLLTEQKYREDIDRNRSPYVYRGMSDSSFKMYTSLSRNCKSRQKQLEPAILENFAKYAINDDPDIGHSVWRQMILGQHYGLPTRLLDWTQSALVGLNFAMTEENLEEMDKHDCMVWRINMSEMIDLLPESYKKAVRKKNSMIFTVDMLKELTGNSLKQYDQDMGDTSMVIFEPPSLNQRIINQHSFFMAVPTGIEDIEQFLADNTNDTVKYVIDKKLRWRVRDMLDQLNMSERIVYPGLEGVSKWIARHYYVK; encoded by the coding sequence ATGATACAGGAAATACATATCGATACTCTGGAGGAACTTCTTCCTCTTTTGACAGAGCAAAAGTACAGAGAAGATATCGACAGGAACAGAAGCCCCTATGTTTACAGAGGCATGTCAGATTCATCTTTCAAGATGTATACGAGCCTTAGCAGAAACTGCAAGTCAAGGCAGAAGCAGCTTGAGCCGGCCATACTTGAAAACTTTGCCAAGTATGCCATCAACGATGATCCTGACATTGGACATTCTGTATGGAGACAGATGATCCTGGGCCAGCACTACGGCCTTCCTACAAGGCTCCTTGACTGGACTCAGTCTGCCCTTGTTGGTCTTAATTTTGCTATGACAGAAGAGAATCTTGAAGAGATGGACAAGCATGACTGCATGGTCTGGCGTATCAACATGTCTGAGATGATAGACCTTCTGCCTGAGTCATACAAAAAGGCTGTCAGGAAAAAGAACTCCATGATTTTTACAGTCGATATGTTAAAAGAGCTTACAGGTAACAGCTTGAAGCAGTATGACCAGGATATGGGCGATACTTCAATGGTTATCTTTGAGCCGCCGTCACTTAACCAGAGGATCATCAATCAGCATTCCTTCTTTATGGCAGTACCAACGGGAATTGAAGATATTGAGCAGTTCCTTGCTGATAATACCAATGATACGGTCAAGTATGTCATAGATAAGAAGCTTCGCTGGAGAGTAAGAGACATGCTGGATCAGCTCAACATGAGTGAGAGAATAGTCTACCCGGGCCTTGAAGGCGTATCCAAGTGGATTGCACGCCACTATTACGTGAAGTGA
- a CDS encoding NUDIX hydrolase, with protein sequence MYRPKSKEEEEFLKNYNPDKYQKPSVTADIVVFTMSEDKKLCILLIKRGTYPYKDRWALPGGFVGIDESIDQAAARKLQEETGTGNLPIVQFGSFGEIDRDPRMRVISISYMAFVPNRKLKVIAGDDESDAAVFEVHRNGDKITLVNGDISISEDDLAFDHEVIIKTALLRLAGRIEYTQDAFSLLQDEKSFTIHELKSIHEAVLFKSLDTANFRREFIKKYVDSGVVEATGRTSNKYSARAAQLYRKL encoded by the coding sequence ATGTACAGACCAAAGTCCAAAGAGGAAGAGGAATTCCTCAAAAACTATAACCCGGATAAATATCAGAAGCCGTCGGTTACAGCAGACATAGTGGTCTTCACAATGTCAGAAGACAAAAAGCTCTGTATTCTTCTTATAAAAAGAGGAACTTATCCATATAAAGACCGCTGGGCCCTGCCGGGAGGCTTTGTAGGAATAGATGAGTCCATAGACCAGGCGGCGGCACGAAAGCTTCAGGAAGAGACGGGCACAGGGAATCTTCCGATCGTACAGTTTGGATCCTTTGGAGAGATAGACAGGGATCCGAGGATGAGAGTCATCTCAATATCCTATATGGCATTTGTTCCTAACAGGAAGCTCAAGGTAATAGCCGGTGATGATGAATCTGATGCAGCAGTGTTTGAGGTTCATCGGAATGGTGATAAAATAACTCTTGTTAATGGTGATATTTCTATATCAGAAGATGATCTTGCTTTTGATCATGAAGTTATCATAAAGACAGCGCTATTAAGACTTGCAGGAAGGATTGAATATACACAGGATGCTTTTTCACTCCTTCAGGACGAAAAGTCTTTTACCATACACGAACTCAAAAGTATTCATGAGGCGGTGTTGTTTAAGTCACTGGATACAGCGAACTTCAGACGAGAGTTCATAAAGAAGTACGTGGACAGCGGAGTAGTAGAAGCTACAGGCAGGACAAGCAATAAGTATTCGGCAAGGGCAGCGCAGCTTTACCGTAAGCTTTAA
- the pncB gene encoding nicotinate phosphoribosyltransferase, with product MLFRIITSLLETDLYKFSMGQAIYHQYPSYTTTWTFKCRNKDVHFTPEMVEEIKRQLRLYCELRFTEEELEYLRNIKWIQNSYVDFLRLWQPRYEDFVIGTDAECGLSIETSGTWLNTSMYEIPTLAIVNEVYFRMQYDYDDLLESFKERLEKKYEDVRSNRFCLGTFSEFGLRRRLSREAQELAVEKFSHLHDNEDKSCKSFFVGTSNVYLAKKFGITPVGTMAHEWIMCTGQGNHKHNPAYSNWYALDSWIKEYGVLNGIALTDTITTDCFLKDFQLTYATLFNGVRHDSADPIEWGEKMIEHYKSLGIDPMNKTLLFSDSLDFEKAAGIAAHFQGKAKVAFGIGTYIANDTKVPSLNIVMKTTFCNGQDVAKLSDVDGKGMCKNPEYVDYLKRSIKWRMDHE from the coding sequence ATGTTATTTAGAATTATTACAAGTTTATTGGAAACAGATTTATACAAATTCAGCATGGGACAGGCAATCTATCATCAGTACCCAAGCTATACTACAACCTGGACATTTAAGTGCAGAAATAAGGACGTACATTTCACACCTGAGATGGTAGAAGAGATCAAAAGACAGCTTCGCCTCTACTGCGAACTTCGCTTCACTGAGGAAGAGCTTGAATATCTTAGAAATATCAAATGGATCCAGAATTCATACGTAGATTTTCTTAGATTATGGCAGCCTAGATATGAGGATTTCGTGATCGGCACAGATGCTGAGTGCGGTCTTAGCATTGAGACAAGCGGAACATGGCTCAATACTTCAATGTACGAGATTCCTACACTTGCTATCGTTAACGAAGTATACTTCCGCATGCAGTATGATTATGATGATCTTCTTGAATCTTTTAAAGAAAGACTGGAAAAGAAATACGAAGATGTTCGTTCTAATCGTTTCTGCCTTGGAACATTTTCTGAGTTTGGTCTTAGAAGAAGACTTTCAAGAGAGGCTCAGGAACTTGCTGTTGAGAAGTTTTCACATCTCCACGATAACGAAGACAAGAGCTGCAAGAGCTTTTTCGTAGGTACATCTAATGTATACCTTGCCAAGAAGTTTGGAATTACTCCTGTTGGAACAATGGCTCATGAGTGGATCATGTGCACAGGTCAGGGCAATCACAAGCACAATCCAGCATATTCAAACTGGTATGCACTTGATTCCTGGATCAAAGAGTATGGAGTACTTAATGGTATAGCTCTTACTGATACTATTACTACAGACTGCTTCCTTAAGGATTTCCAGCTTACATATGCAACACTTTTCAATGGTGTAAGACACGATTCTGCAGATCCTATCGAATGGGGCGAGAAGATGATAGAGCACTACAAGTCTCTTGGAATTGATCCTATGAACAAGACACTTCTTTTCTCAGATAGTCTTGATTTTGAGAAGGCAGCAGGAATCGCAGCTCACTTCCAGGGCAAAGCTAAGGTTGCATTCGGAATCGGTACCTACATTGCTAACGATACCAAGGTTCCGTCACTTAACATCGTTATGAAGACAACTTTCTGTAACGGACAGGATGTAGCAAAGCTTTCTGACGTAGACGGCAAGGGAATGTGCAAGAATCCTGAGTATGTAGATTACTTAAAGCGTAGCATTAAATGGAGAATGGATCACGAATAA